One part of the Haliotis asinina isolate JCU_RB_2024 chromosome 2, JCU_Hal_asi_v2, whole genome shotgun sequence genome encodes these proteins:
- the LOC137272545 gene encoding CD209 antigen-like: MFYLAIFAHLSTVYVVISRTIAFCNIDSFVVDGQTLRNSAFASFPKSDIFRCAGLCVTHSVCKSFSLNTKTRTCYLSFKDSTDTDNVELNADYIQSDINRWPKSIGGPCSVHTCHPTTFCAVGRSATGTVCKPVQFMNPEEDTDTYYELVDAGKSWDLAKTDCEDRSGHLAIVEGTAENEFLQNTAIACGYSSRLLWFGATDAAVEGTWRWIDGNLIQFTSWQTGQPNNPGEQDCAGIVIGVGWKSNPCSYSYKYICEIKL, from the exons ATGTTTTATCTGGCCATCTTTGCTCACCTGTCAACCGTATATGTTGTAATTTCCCGAACAATTGCGTTTTGTAACATCGATTCCTTTGTCGTCGATGGACAGACTTTGAGAAACTCTGCTTTTGCGTCTTTTCCCAAATCGGACATTTTCCGATGTGCTGGATTATGCGTgacacacagtgtctgtaaatCATTCAGTCTAAACACGAAGACAAGGACCTGTTACCTGAGTTTCAAAGATTCAACGGATACAGACAACGTGGAGTTAAATGCTGATTACATACAGAGTGACATCAACCGATGGCCTAAG AGTATAGGAGGACCATGTTCTGTCCATACCTGTCACCCTACCACTTTCTGTGCTGTGGGTCGTTCAGCAACAGGCACGGTTTGCA AGCCGGTGCAGTTCATGAACCCAGAGGAAGATACAGACACATATTACGAACTCGTCGACGCAGGCAAGTCTTGGGATCTTGCAAAGACAGACTGTGAGGACCGAAGTGGCCATCTAGCCATAGTGGAAGGCACCGCAGAGAACGAATTTCTCCAGAACACTGCGATAGCGTGCG GTTACTCATCCAGGCTTCTATGGTTCGGGGCAACTGATGCAGCTGTGGAGGGCACTTGGAGATGGATAGATGGAAATCTGATCCAGTTTACATCATGGCAGACGGGACAGCCAAACAACCCAGGAGAACAAGACTGCGCTGGAATCGTTATCGGTGTCGGATGGAAGAGCAACCCATGTAGCTATTCCTATAAATACATCTGTGAAATTAAACTTTAA
- the LOC137272546 gene encoding LIM/homeobox protein Lhx3-like, with product MMIMNGSDVMSPGGGAASLPTSSNSPPESGFSQPLMTSNGPPLCTGCGRAILDEFILRVQGRLWHSACLRCCVCHESLSQTCFARGTQVFCQKDFFRLLGTRCAGCGNGIPPTENVRRAHENIYHVTCFTCVACDSKLETGDEFYLRDDGRLICSHDYHSDKHTGEKETLHLQEKNSRTSLTDVQMNILTTAFASCSKPSRQTRESLSRETGLDQRVIQVWFQNKRAKCKRDHTDTSDGNNNACADQQEVNLDQVAAPPGGFPLPIVNGDCLESHRQPPTPCDFSHLAEFLNVPLQLSGTGGLPWTATPDMWDANFVPPNVDLDPADLKDGEVCSKRRGDVSWETRDQLVNCRQ from the exons ATGATGATAATgaacggaagtgacgtcatgtCCCCGGGGGGTGGGGCAGCGTCCCTACCCACTTCTTCCAATTCTCCACCCGAGTCAGGATTCTCGCAACCACTGATGACTAGCAACG GACCACCATTGTGTACCGGGTGTGGGCGTGCCATCTTGGATGAGTTCATCCTGCGGGTTCAAGGCCGTCTCTGGCACTCCGCCTGCCTCCGGTGCTGTGTCTGTCACGAGAGTCTCAGCCAAACATGTTTTGCACGTGGAACtcaagtgttttgtcaaaaAGACTTTTTCAG ATTACTCGGCACCCGATGTGCTGGATGCGGGAATGGAATACCACCCACAGAGAATGTCAGAAGGGCCCACGAGAATATCTACCACGTGACCTGCTTCACCTGTGTTGCATGTGACAGTAAACTGGAGACTGGTGATGAATTTTACCTCCGAGATGACGGGCGTCTCATCTGTAGTCATGACTACCACAGCGACAAGCACACAG GTGAAAAGGAGACTCTGCACCTTCAGGAAAAGAACTCGAGGACCTCACTGACagatgtccaaatgaacatccTGACAACCGCCTTCGCATCCTGTTCCAAGCCGTCTCGACAGACAAGGGAGAGTCTAAGTAGAGAGACCGGTTTGGACCAAAGGGTCATTCAGGTTTGGTTCCAGAACAAGCGGGCCAAATGTAAGAGAGATCACACCGATACTTCAGACGGGAACAACAATGCATGCGCAGATCAACAGGAAGTGAACTTGGACCAGGTGGCAGCTCCACCTGGTGGATTCCCGCTGCCTATAGTGAATGGAG ATTGCTTGGAGAGTCACAGACAACCCCCGACTCCATGCGACTTTTCCCACCTGGCAGAATTCCTGAACGTTCCATTACAGTTGTCCGGCACTGGCGGACTTCCGTGGACAGCAACCCCAGACATGTGGGATGCAAATTTTGTTCCCCCGAACGTCGACCTTGACCCTGCTGATCTCAAGGACGGGGAAGTGTGCTCGAAACGACGCGGTGATGTCTCATGGGAGACACGTGACCAGCTGGTCAACTGCAGACAGTGA